The Cucumis melo cultivar AY chromosome 6, USDA_Cmelo_AY_1.0, whole genome shotgun sequence genome includes a region encoding these proteins:
- the LOC103491076 gene encoding stigma-specific STIG1-like protein 1, with product MEVKKIMLVIAITMALSVTLTMKKFENSSTTLVTETKTDQTDTTTVIEGSSTTATTTKLEPSRSLGRFLAEKETRNPRAASHCHKNKQMCEKIHGKGWKCCNNKCVNLMNDRHNCGECKKKCKYTGECCRGECVDVAYDKRHCGRCNNRCKPGKFCVYGMCEYA from the coding sequence ATGGAAGTTAAGAAAATAATGCTCGTAATAGCCATAACCATGGCTCTATCCGTCACTCTCACCATGAAGAAATTCGAAAACTCATCAACAACACTAGTAACAGAAACAAAGACAGATCAAACAGACACAACAACCGTCATCGAAGGTTCTTCAACGACGGCGACAACGACTAAGTTGGAACCGTCAAGAAGCCTGGGTCGATTCTTAGCAGAAAAAGAAACGAGAAATCCTAGAGCGGCAAGCCATTGTCACAAGAACAAACAGATGTGCGAGAAGATACATGGAAAAGGTTGGAAATGTTGCAACAACAAGTGTGTGAACTTGATGAACGATAGACACAATTGTGGGGAATGCAAGAAGAAATGCAAGTACACGGGAGAATGTTGTCgaggagagtgtgtcgatgtcGCTTACGACAAACGCCATTGTGGCCGTTGCAACAACCGTTGCAAGCCCGGTAAATTTTGTGTATACGGCATGTGTGAGTATGCATGA